One window from the genome of Thermodesulfobacteriota bacterium encodes:
- a CDS encoding SPFH domain-containing protein gives MGANNLVFLEYIEWLDDTGQELVHREPPEGSGEIKFGAQLTVRESQAAVLFYKGKACDLFGPGRHTLKTGNVPVVTKILALPWGMMSPLRAEVYFVNLRIFANLKWGTTDPVAFKDSELGLIRLRAHGMFNIQIQQPLLFINTLVGTMGSLAASQVEEYLRKVIVSRLNDLLGDRLDSILNLAGRYEELSQELLSRLAADFGHFGLALSQLYITSITPPAEVQQAIDDQGRLRVVQDLDGLVKLKAAAAMEKAAASQGPASDGMGLGFGLMMPAMLAALGSRPAGPPVVAAAAAATCPDCRQAVAASDRFCPHCGHQLVIVQQCRGCGKNLPANARFCSRCGQPVDQKPAARVCRGCGLENLPESVFCNGCGERL, from the coding sequence TCGGCGCCCAGCTCACGGTGCGGGAGAGCCAGGCCGCGGTGCTCTTCTACAAGGGCAAGGCCTGTGATCTCTTCGGCCCCGGCCGCCACACCTTGAAGACCGGCAACGTTCCGGTCGTCACCAAGATCCTCGCCCTGCCCTGGGGCATGATGAGCCCGCTCCGGGCTGAGGTCTATTTCGTCAACCTCAGGATCTTCGCCAACCTCAAATGGGGCACCACCGACCCGGTGGCGTTCAAGGATTCGGAGCTGGGGCTCATCCGCCTCCGGGCCCATGGGATGTTCAATATCCAGATCCAGCAGCCGCTGCTCTTCATCAACACCCTGGTAGGCACCATGGGCAGCCTGGCTGCCAGCCAGGTGGAAGAGTATCTCCGGAAGGTCATCGTCTCCCGCCTCAACGATCTCCTGGGCGACCGGCTGGACAGCATCCTCAACCTGGCCGGCCGCTACGAGGAGCTGTCCCAGGAGCTGTTGAGCCGCCTGGCGGCCGACTTTGGCCACTTCGGCCTGGCCCTGTCCCAGCTCTACATCACCTCCATCACCCCGCCCGCCGAGGTGCAGCAGGCCATCGACGACCAGGGCCGGCTGCGGGTGGTGCAGGACCTCGATGGCCTGGTCAAGCTCAAGGCCGCGGCGGCCATGGAAAAGGCGGCAGCGAGCCAGGGGCCGGCCAGCGACGGCATGGGCCTTGGCTTTGGCCTCATGATGCCCGCCATGCTGGCAGCCCTGGGCAGCCGGCCGGCCGGGCCCCCGGTGGTGGCCGCGGCAGCCGCGGCCACCTGCCCGGACTGCCGGCAGGCGGTGGCAGCCAGCGACCGCTTCTGCCCCCATTGCGGCCACCAGCTGGTGATCGTCCAGCAATGCCGCGGCTGCGGCAAGAACCTGCCGGCCAACGCCCGCTTCTGCTCCCGCTGCGGCCAGCCGGTGGACCAGAAGCCTGCGGCCCGGGTCTGCCGGGGCTGCGGTCTCGAAAACCTGCCGGAATCGGTCTTCTGCAACGGCTGCGGGGAGCGGCTGTAG